A window of Actinobacillus suis ATCC 33415 contains these coding sequences:
- the iscU gene encoding Fe-S cluster assembly scaffold IscU — MAYSEKVIDHYENPRNVGTFDKEAADIGTGMVGAPACGDILRLQIKVNDQGIIEDARFKAYGCGSAIASSSLITEWVKGKSLEEAGAIKNSDIAEELELPPVKVHCSILAEDAIKAAIADYKEKQAK; from the coding sequence ATGGCATACAGCGAAAAAGTAATTGACCATTACGAGAACCCACGTAACGTAGGGACATTTGATAAAGAAGCGGCGGATATCGGTACCGGTATGGTAGGTGCGCCGGCTTGCGGTGATATTTTACGTTTACAAATTAAAGTGAACGATCAGGGTATTATTGAAGACGCACGCTTTAAAGCGTACGGTTGCGGTTCTGCAATCGCATCAAGTTCTTTAATCACCGAATGGGTGAAAGGTAAATCTTTAGAAGAAGCGGGCGCAATTAAAAACAGCGACATCGCAGAAGAATTGGAATTACCACCGGTAAAAGTTCACTGTTCAATTCTTGCGGAAGACGCAATTAAAGCAGCGATTGCCGATTATAAAGAAAAACAAGCTAAATAA
- the iscA gene encoding iron-sulfur cluster assembly protein IscA translates to MAITLTETAANRVRTFLENRGKGIGLRLGVKTSGCSGLAYVLEFVDVLNEDDHVFEQHGVKVIVDEKSLTYLDGTELDFVKEGLNEGFKYNNPNVKDSCGCGESFNV, encoded by the coding sequence ATGGCAATTACATTAACCGAAACAGCAGCAAATCGAGTTCGTACATTCTTAGAAAACCGTGGTAAAGGGATCGGTTTACGTTTAGGTGTGAAAACGTCGGGCTGTTCGGGACTGGCTTATGTGCTTGAGTTTGTTGATGTGTTAAATGAGGATGATCATGTCTTTGAACAACACGGCGTAAAAGTGATTGTAGATGAAAAAAGCCTGACTTATTTAGACGGTACCGAATTGGATTTCGTCAAAGAAGGTTTAAACGAAGGTTTTAAATATAACAATCCGAATGTGAAAGATTCTTGCGGCTGTGGTGAAAGTTTTAACGTATAG
- the hscB gene encoding Fe-S protein assembly co-chaperone HscB has translation MNNPFALFDLPVQFELDNALLSERYLALQRQLHPDNFANGSSTEQLAAVQKSADINSALQTLKDPILRAEAIIEIHTGEAKNLEEKSMRDIEFLMQQMEWHEKLETIEHRHDEAELTAFLKQIKTEQKAVLEQLQQTLEAQQWQQANGLTDRLRYFKKLIIQIEKVEEKFFDM, from the coding sequence ATGAATAATCCTTTTGCACTATTTGATTTACCGGTTCAATTTGAATTGGATAACGCGCTACTTTCCGAACGCTATTTGGCATTGCAAAGACAACTGCATCCGGATAATTTTGCGAACGGTTCTTCAACGGAACAATTAGCGGCGGTACAAAAATCGGCAGATATAAATTCAGCGTTACAAACGCTTAAAGATCCGATTCTACGTGCGGAAGCAATAATTGAAATTCATACCGGCGAAGCAAAAAATCTCGAAGAAAAAAGTATGCGAGATATCGAGTTCTTAATGCAACAGATGGAGTGGCATGAGAAACTGGAAACAATAGAGCATCGTCATGATGAAGCTGAATTAACCGCCTTTCTAAAGCAAATTAAAACCGAACAGAAAGCCGTTTTAGAGCAACTGCAACAAACGCTGGAAGCGCAACAATGGCAACAAGCCAATGGGCTGACCGATCGCTTACGCTATTTTAAAAAGCTGATTATTCAAATCGAAAAAGTTGAAGAAAAATTCTTTGATATGTAG
- a CDS encoding DMT family transporter codes for MALPYILLALVAGSALASQAAINSRLAQAMLGQPLVAAAISFATGTIALLLFCFWKTDLSGALQQLPSQPIWKLLGGILGAGFVFTTVFLAPKIGITNMLFFIIVGQLVTGAIIDHFGLFGMAVRPFQLNQLIGLLTVACGLGIYFLARK; via the coding sequence ATGGCTTTACCCTATATTTTATTGGCACTGGTCGCCGGTTCCGCTCTGGCAAGCCAAGCGGCAATTAATAGCCGATTAGCGCAGGCAATGCTCGGGCAACCTTTGGTAGCAGCGGCAATTTCGTTTGCAACGGGGACGATTGCGTTATTGTTATTCTGTTTTTGGAAAACGGATTTAAGCGGTGCGTTACAACAGCTTCCGTCACAGCCGATTTGGAAATTGCTCGGCGGTATTTTAGGCGCCGGGTTCGTCTTTACTACGGTATTTTTAGCACCTAAAATCGGCATTACCAATATGCTGTTTTTTATTATTGTCGGACAGCTGGTCACAGGGGCGATTATTGACCATTTCGGTTTGTTCGGAATGGCGGTTCGTCCTTTCCAATTAAATCAGTTAATCGGCTTATTAACGGTTGCTTGCGGTTTGGGGATTTATTTCTTAGCCCGAAAATAA
- a CDS encoding DUF2625 family protein, whose protein sequence is MKALEELLDKQSAWLILRDWFTQAKNHYEILASYPEDAGAALVGMQLSTRSPMGAIVYETGGIFIDHGWLRILGSGNEKLPRGLFDWNFGKTFKQSGEQPSHLLVADDAIGGYFAINAGGLGDKVGQVYYHNPKTQKWEPLNLGYSEFLGWALAGDLTDFYKDLRWENWQTDIANLQGYQVLELESKIAVPIERHYQGVFAPENMGYSVA, encoded by the coding sequence ATGAAAGCATTAGAAGAATTATTAGATAAGCAATCGGCGTGGCTCATTTTAAGAGATTGGTTTACGCAAGCAAAAAATCATTATGAAATTTTAGCGAGCTATCCGGAAGACGCCGGTGCGGCGTTAGTCGGAATGCAGCTTTCGACGCGTTCGCCGATGGGCGCAATCGTGTATGAGACCGGCGGTATTTTTATTGATCACGGCTGGTTACGTATTTTAGGCTCAGGTAACGAAAAGTTACCGAGAGGATTATTCGACTGGAATTTCGGAAAAACCTTTAAACAATCGGGCGAACAACCGAGCCATTTATTAGTGGCGGACGATGCAATCGGCGGTTATTTTGCGATTAATGCCGGCGGCTTAGGCGATAAAGTCGGACAGGTCTATTATCACAACCCGAAAACCCAAAAATGGGAACCGTTAAATTTAGGTTATTCGGAATTTCTCGGCTGGGCGTTAGCCGGTGATTTAACCGATTTTTATAAAGACTTACGCTGGGAAAACTGGCAAACGGATATTGCGAATTTACAAGGTTATCAAGTATTAGAATTAGAAAGTAAAATCGCCGTCCCGATCGAACGCCACTACCAAGGCGTATTCGCACCGGAAAATATGGGCTATTCGGTCGCATAA
- the hscA gene encoding Fe-S protein assembly chaperone HscA: protein MALLQIAEPGQTAAPHQHRLAVGIDLGTTNSLVASVRSGQTQVLLDDQERALVPSVVHYGEQQKTVGIEAFTQASLDPQNTVISAKRLIGRSLADVQTRYPDLPYQFIASDNGLPLIQTKQGNKSPVEVSADILSHLNRFAEQRLGGELSGVVITVPAYFDDAQRQSTKDAARLAGLNVLRLLNEPTAAAIAYGLDSGQEGVIAVYDLGGGTFDISILRLSRGVFEVLATGGDTALGGDDFDHLLADWIAQQANYKPQNANEQRKLLTLATQTKVALSQAVETEVKFANWQGTVSREQFNELIQPLVKRSLMTCRRALKDAGVEGEEIREVVMVGGSTRVPFVREQVGEFFGKQPLTSIDPDKVVALGAAIQADILVGNKPDSEMLLLDVVPLSLGIETMGGLVEKIIPRNTTIPVARAQEFTTAKDGQTAMSVHVLQGERELVEDCRSLGRFTLRGIPPMVAGAATIRVTYQVDADGLLSVTAMEKSTKVQASIQIKPSYGLTDEEVTQMIKSSMTNAKEDMEARQLAEQRVEADRTIDTVISALQQDGAEVLSVEEFKLIEAEIAKLIQLKQGTDRQAIAQGVKDLDLATQTFAAKRMNLSIQKALAGKAVDEII from the coding sequence ATGGCATTACTTCAAATTGCTGAGCCGGGGCAGACGGCTGCGCCGCATCAGCATCGTTTAGCCGTCGGTATTGACCTTGGTACAACCAATTCATTGGTGGCAAGTGTACGTAGCGGGCAAACGCAGGTGTTGTTAGATGATCAGGAACGTGCGTTAGTGCCGTCAGTCGTTCACTACGGCGAACAACAAAAAACGGTTGGGATTGAAGCATTTACACAGGCGAGTCTCGATCCGCAAAATACGGTCATTTCGGCGAAACGCTTAATCGGTCGCTCGCTTGCAGACGTACAAACACGTTATCCGGATTTGCCTTATCAATTTATTGCCAGCGATAACGGCTTGCCACTTATTCAAACCAAGCAAGGTAATAAAAGCCCGGTTGAAGTGTCGGCGGATATTTTAAGCCACTTAAATCGCTTTGCCGAACAACGTTTAGGCGGGGAATTATCCGGTGTGGTCATTACCGTGCCGGCGTATTTTGACGATGCACAACGCCAAAGCACTAAAGATGCGGCACGTCTTGCCGGTTTAAACGTATTACGTTTATTAAATGAACCGACGGCAGCGGCGATTGCTTACGGTTTGGATAGCGGACAAGAAGGCGTGATTGCGGTCTATGACTTAGGCGGCGGCACTTTCGATATTTCGATTTTGCGCTTAAGTCGCGGTGTATTTGAAGTGTTGGCGACCGGCGGCGATACCGCACTTGGCGGCGATGACTTCGACCATTTACTCGCAGATTGGATTGCACAACAGGCAAATTACAAACCGCAAAATGCTAACGAACAGCGTAAGTTATTAACCCTTGCCACCCAAACTAAAGTAGCACTTTCACAAGCGGTCGAAACCGAAGTGAAATTTGCAAATTGGCAAGGCACGGTAAGCCGTGAGCAATTTAACGAGTTAATTCAACCGTTAGTTAAGCGTTCATTGATGACCTGTCGCCGTGCGTTAAAAGATGCCGGCGTGGAAGGCGAAGAAATCCGTGAAGTAGTGATGGTGGGCGGTTCGACTCGAGTGCCGTTTGTACGTGAACAAGTCGGTGAGTTTTTCGGTAAGCAGCCTTTAACTTCGATTGATCCGGATAAAGTTGTGGCATTAGGGGCGGCGATTCAAGCAGATATTTTAGTCGGTAATAAACCGGACAGCGAAATGCTGCTGTTAGACGTGGTACCGCTTTCTCTCGGTATCGAAACGATGGGCGGTTTAGTTGAGAAAATTATTCCGCGTAACACGACGATTCCGGTTGCACGTGCGCAAGAATTTACTACCGCGAAAGACGGTCAAACCGCAATGAGCGTACATGTGTTACAAGGCGAACGTGAGTTGGTCGAAGATTGTCGTTCACTCGGTCGCTTTACGTTACGAGGCATTCCGCCGATGGTTGCCGGTGCGGCGACGATTCGTGTTACTTATCAAGTGGATGCGGACGGTTTGCTCAGCGTAACGGCAATGGAAAAATCGACTAAAGTGCAGGCTTCGATTCAAATTAAACCGTCTTACGGTTTAACTGACGAAGAAGTTACACAAATGATTAAATCTTCAATGACCAATGCCAAAGAAGATATGGAAGCCCGCCAACTTGCCGAACAGCGAGTTGAAGCGGACAGAACGATTGATACGGTTATTTCGGCATTACAACAAGACGGTGCGGAAGTATTAAGCGTTGAGGAGTTTAAATTAATTGAAGCGGAAATCGCAAAACTGATTCAATTAAAACAAGGGACGGATCGACAAGCGATTGCCCAAGGGGTAAAAGATTTAGATCTCGCCACACAAACATTTGCTGCGAAGCGAATGAATTTATCAATCCAAAAAGCATTAGCGGGTAAAGCCGTTGATGAGATTATTTAG
- the fdx gene encoding ISC system 2Fe-2S type ferredoxin, with translation MPKVVFLPHEEFCPEGMVIEAQTGDNLLELAHNAGVEIHHACDGSCACTTCHVVIREGFDSLNETTDQEEDMLDKAWGLEMDSRLSCQCVVGEEDLVVEIPKYNLNHANEATH, from the coding sequence ATGCCAAAAGTTGTTTTTCTTCCGCATGAAGAGTTCTGCCCGGAAGGTATGGTGATTGAAGCGCAAACCGGCGACAATTTATTAGAGTTAGCACACAATGCAGGTGTTGAAATTCACCATGCTTGTGACGGTTCTTGTGCGTGTACCACTTGCCATGTGGTAATTCGTGAAGGATTTGATTCATTAAATGAAACGACCGATCAAGAAGAAGATATGCTAGATAAAGCATGGGGTCTGGAAATGGACAGCCGTTTAAGTTGCCAATGTGTAGTCGGCGAGGAAGACTTAGTGGTAGAGATTCCGAAATATAACTTAAATCATGCAAATGAGGCGACGCACTAA
- the iscX gene encoding Fe-S cluster assembly protein IscX: MKWSDTRMIAENLYDMNPDLDPTTVRFTDMHKWICEMDDFDDDPEASNEQVLEAILTIWLEEYK, from the coding sequence ATGAAATGGTCTGATACACGCATGATTGCGGAAAATCTCTATGATATGAATCCGGATTTAGATCCGACGACGGTTCGTTTTACCGATATGCACAAATGGATCTGCGAAATGGACGATTTTGATGATGATCCGGAAGCGTCAAACGAACAGGTTCTTGAGGCTATCTTGACTATTTGGCTTGAAGAATACAAATAA
- a CDS encoding IS3 family transposase: MEGFFGILKSECFYHRSYTSIVAPQTELEEYLVYYY, from the coding sequence ATTGAAGGTTTCTTTGGGATTTTGAAATCAGAATGCTTTTACCATCGCAGTTATACATCGATAGTAGCGCCACAGACCGAGTTGGAAGAATATTTAGTGTATTATTACTAA
- a CDS encoding surface lipoprotein assembly modifier, with translation MKKFPLLFFFPTLLFAQDPNSTPSQIEHIAKPTSAPLQLAVEQSSRHIFNEAELRANQALTEKLLSQAIYTRQLTNMEKLVIIYQDFNQIDPILLRYAQGKIALLKGNYSQAIREFRTILAKQPELNTVRIELAIALLHDQQTNAASEQFDKAKSAKNLPYKVQQLIEQYQQYLEKKQAWKFNFSAHYVRDGNINNTSKQTEIEHTGYVKQPNLLPQTAHGIHYSFGLQRDFNLLGSHYLSFDNQTQGELYWDNHDYDEITNRALFGYAYKKSHQTTRVLPFYEKRWKHHQSERWTNGLRLEHAYWLSIHWQLATAFEYGKKRYFDQHIYNGSYKLASATLLWLRNPQQFFFIGTDFNRDKTVLKQHSSDTKSLRFGWQQEWQTLGLSSRLTLAYTDRHYKDTAVLGGKLNLGKIRHDRVNSINLTLWKRDWHWLGLTPKLQLGYAKHHSNLPSLYAYTDKNANLIIESRF, from the coding sequence ATGAAGAAATTTCCATTACTGTTTTTTTTTCCGACATTACTCTTTGCTCAAGATCCCAATAGTACACCTAGCCAAATAGAACATATCGCTAAACCAACATCGGCACCCTTACAGCTTGCAGTGGAACAATCGTCTCGCCACATTTTTAACGAAGCTGAATTACGTGCTAATCAGGCATTAACCGAAAAATTACTCAGCCAAGCTATCTATACTCGCCAGCTCACTAATATGGAAAAACTGGTGATAATTTATCAAGATTTTAACCAAATTGACCCAATTTTATTGCGCTATGCTCAAGGTAAAATCGCGCTACTTAAAGGAAATTATTCACAAGCTATTCGAGAGTTTCGCACTATTCTTGCTAAACAACCTGAACTAAATACCGTACGAATTGAACTGGCAATTGCATTACTACATGATCAACAAACGAATGCGGCAAGTGAACAATTCGATAAAGCTAAAAGTGCCAAAAACCTACCTTATAAAGTGCAGCAACTGATTGAACAGTATCAGCAATATCTGGAGAAAAAACAAGCTTGGAAGTTCAATTTCTCTGCCCACTATGTACGGGATGGTAATATCAATAACACATCCAAACAAACTGAAATTGAGCATACCGGCTATGTGAAACAGCCTAACCTGTTACCACAAACTGCGCACGGAATTCACTATTCTTTTGGACTACAAAGAGATTTTAACCTACTTGGCTCGCATTACCTTAGTTTCGATAATCAAACGCAGGGGGAACTTTATTGGGATAATCATGACTACGATGAAATCACCAATCGCGCTTTGTTTGGCTATGCTTACAAAAAGTCACACCAAACCACCCGCGTATTGCCATTTTATGAAAAACGCTGGAAACATCATCAATCAGAACGCTGGACAAACGGATTAAGGCTAGAACATGCATATTGGCTTTCTATTCACTGGCAACTTGCTACTGCATTCGAGTATGGGAAAAAACGCTATTTCGACCAGCACATTTACAATGGCAGCTATAAACTTGCTTCAGCTACCCTACTCTGGCTACGTAATCCGCAACAGTTTTTCTTTATTGGTACCGATTTCAACCGAGATAAAACCGTATTGAAACAACATAGTTCTGATACCAAAAGCTTACGTTTCGGCTGGCAGCAGGAATGGCAAACACTTGGATTATCAAGCCGCCTGACCCTTGCTTACACCGACAGACATTATAAAGACACTGCGGTGCTGGGTGGCAAACTTAATCTAGGTAAAATTCGCCATGACCGTGTGAACAGCATTAATCTTACCCTTTGGAAACGAGATTGGCATTGGTTAGGGCTTACACCCAAACTGCAACTTGGCTATGCTAAACATCATAGCAACTTACCAAGCCTATATGCTTACACGGATAAAAATGCGAATCTAATCATCGAAAGTCGTTTTTAA